Proteins encoded in a region of the Dreissena polymorpha isolate Duluth1 chromosome 6, UMN_Dpol_1.0, whole genome shotgun sequence genome:
- the LOC127834260 gene encoding tigger transposable element-derived protein 6-like, producing the protein MTGEKLKPLVIGKSRKPRCFGSIDVRKLPVRYEANRKAWMITPLMEDWLRDLDRQMGKQKRNILLLLDNAPVHPDIKLKNVNFQFLPPNTTSLVQPMDAGIIQAVKLKFRKRQLKYVLEEMDRHPTKLGPEILRDISILDAIYWISAAWRELSTETISKCFGKCGLIPDFLTTGDHATVVSDTDFEPEDDLPLSMLRVSKELFSCDITELDKIDNNLPTCDNNMDFWERPAPQILADLNGNTAADAAAEHDEDDDGTEAPKCVSVSEAAECLQKLRSFAVLKNDCLLNSIMEAQDVFIKYRMDSSVKQSKISDFFK; encoded by the exons ATGACAG GCGAGAAGCTGAAGCCGCTCGTTATTGGAAAGTCACGGAAGCCGCGCTGCTTTGGATCCATAGACGTACGGAAGCTGCCGGTCCGTTATGAGGCAAATCGAAAAGCTTGGATGATCACCCCTCTGATGGAGGATTGGCTCAGGGACCTTGATCGCCAGATGGGGAAGCAGAAGCGAAACATCCTGTTGCTGCTCGACAACGCCCCAGTCCACCCCGACATCAAACTGAAAAACGTGAACTTTCAGTTCCTTCCGCCGAACACGACGTCTTTGGTACAGCCAATGGATGCGGGAATAATTCAGGCCGTGAAACTTAAGTTCCGGAAGCGGCAGCTTAAGTACGTCCTGGAAGAGATGGACCGTCATCCCACCAAGCTTGGTCCCGAAATACTGCGCGACATCTCGATCCTCGACGCCATCTATTGGATCTCGGCTGCTTGGCGGGAACTCTCAACAGAGACGATTTCAAAGTGCTTCGGGAAGTGTGGCCTCATACCTGACTTCCTAACAACGGGCGACCATGCGACCGTCGTGAGTGACACTGATTTTGAACCTGAGGACGATCTTCCCCTGTCCATGCTTCGTGTCTCCAAGGAGCTCTTCAGTTGTGATATCACTGAACTCGACAAGATTGACAACAATCTGCCGACTTGCGATAACAACATGGATTTCTGGGAGCGACCGGCACCCCAGATCCTCGCCGATCTCAATGGAAACACCGCCGCCGATGCCGCCGCTGAGCATGACGAGGACGACGATGGAACAGAAGCTCCCAAGTGTGTTAGTGTTAGTGAAGCAGCTGAGTGCCTTCAGAAGCTGCGCTCGTTTGCAGTTCTTAAAAATGACTGCTTGCTGAACTCAATCATGGAAGCACAGGATGTGTTTATCAAATATAGGATGGACTCTAGTGTCAAGCAGagtaaaataagtgatttttttaagTGA